In Lycium ferocissimum isolate CSIRO_LF1 chromosome 7, AGI_CSIRO_Lferr_CH_V1, whole genome shotgun sequence, the sequence AACTTGCCGATTTTTTCAGTTTGACACCTTaattaagtgttgttcctattgaatccctgaactcgtcctcaatgtgtctatcaaaccccctaaatttgatttttattagaagcagaAATTAAATTGGGGAAATGAAggtggagtaatattttagacatgtggtaagctattctttaggtcatggaTGTGACGGTTTCTGCTGGTTCTGCTCTTCCACTGTCAGCTCAATTAAGAgctactccttttttttttttttttctcaattgcTGCCAATTTATAAGTTGGACTTTTCCCaaacttatcttttttttaatcttagatttttgacttgtttgattgataaaatagtgcatttaatgtcgtttatTTCCATTTTACAGGTTTTATGTGATTGAGAAGTGATCGAGAggaaaccaagtgaaaacaaatcaaaaagaggccaaattgaagaaatgagaaaaatgcaaaaaatggTAGATCTGCAATATCTAAAATCTGAGGCTTATTTTGTTATCTTTGGACTTGAAAAAATTGGGAACTATAAAAGCAAGACTTGGAGAAATAAttatcatctttggccattcaTATAAGTTTTGAAGAGCTAGGGTTCTTACTCTCACACATGAGgaatgaagatttgaagacttTGATGAGAATTTCTTAAtcctttactcatttcttcttttccctGCTATGTATTGACTATCTAAGTGTGTAGCATTTTATTTCTTCACTTGAAACTTATTTATAAGAATATACATTGTTAAAGTTTGGATTAGAACTCTTGCTATGCTTATGTattaatgatttttatttctaatgaagtgagttTTAGTTTCTTTAACTAATTTTGTTCCTTAATGTTTCTTAAGAGATTAGCTAAACCTAGGACTCGCttatttacttcgatttgagctcgaaagagaaaaattgaggttgagaaagattaatttacaaaaatttgaggctttaaacctcatctaataacttgagctaggaataggaaagttaACTTGAGATTTAATTGGTAGTACTTAATATGTACACTCTAAATCTTGGAAAagtttagagtgaaattcattgatttggttgaaagactttcaatgagattttagaaaccattgtctattaacataaactcgctcttagttgtaaaatcataaaatacatgGGATCGTAACTTGAGAGTAATttcccttgtatccatgcttgtgacCATTGAACAGTTTACTTACTTTTtaggttagttttatctttgttaatttttaaataaaaaaatcaaatattgaaaaagtgtttggcttagcttagttggtgataaatactttactttcttaatcgcctttatattgttctctgtgggattcgaccccaactcatagttgggtaaattatattgcgacgaccATGTAAACTctctctttgaggagtgaatttggacgttatcactaatcttagctaaaagatggcataattaaattagagtATACATTAGCATGTTGCTACATTAAAGATGGAATACTATGTAAGTAAGATGGTGTTTGATAGaacacttgaggacgagttcaggAGTTTAacaggaacaacacttagttgaggtgccaaaatgaaaaaaagaggcAAGTtagctgcatatgcattaaccCTCCATAAAAAGGTATGAAGAATCGTCATGGAGCATTTTCTTCCTCTCAGGAGAAGAAAGCTTCAAATAAGTTTTGGTCTAATCTAGCTAGACAACAAATACAACAGAAGAAATAtaccattttattttttatttctataaaTACAATTGTAGTGGTAACATGCACATTTGCCAATTTAATAGCCTGCACAATCTTGAGTCTCTTGACAGATACTAACATATTATATGTCAGCCCAATACGGTACTCCACTTGCTGGGATCCAGGATTCCCCCTGTATGAAATTCCTCACTGTAAATGGGCTTGCTTCATTGACATCACGTAGCACATGAAAACCAGGCCAATTTACTCTGTTTCCAGTATTAGCACCACTGCCTGTATTCATGTACTCACCATAATATAATGTTGAAAGTGCAAAATTACCACTCCATTCTTTCCACCCTCTTGGATGAATCAATCCATCCAAATCCGTCTTAATGAAGACCGTCCTCGAATATTTTTTCCATGGTCTTCCTAGGTAATTTTTGAAACTCCCTTTAACAGCACTGAACTCTGAGGATGGAGAAACTCGCGAGTTCAGTATAACAATCCCTGTATTTTCATTCGAGTCGTCCCTCCCCTGTGCTGTTATCAGGTTGGATTGGTGATCCATTGGCCTCTTTACAAAAATGTCGCAGTTTTGAAACACTGCAGATGCATCACCAAATATGAAGTCGATAGTGCCGTATATGTGACAATCGCGATAAAATTGTCTCAACGAGTGTACTAAGAGTGTGTCTTGGTAACCTTTAAAGCTGCAGCGATAGAAAATGGAGAGATCTGAGCTTACACTTAATGCCACTGCTTGATGCTTGTGTGGCCCTGCTGAGTTCTCAAATGTCATGTCCCTTGCCCAAAATCCATCACCAGACACACCTACAATCAAAATGAAATTGTTTTAAgccaatatatatatgtcacagtcaataaaatgtaaaatgaaaatcatggaaggtgACAGAGACAAAATATGCTAggtgaattaattctttccATCTGCCTAAGTATTGGTGACCATATTTTTTCGGTGTTTGTGCTAGTGAGAAACAATATATACCCAGTGGAATAGTCGACGCGTGCCACGTTCAAACTGAATCGAGCACCGCCGTCATGTAAAAAAGGTATGTCGCTTGATAAATTCATTatgatttaatttaatttctagCTTAATACTTAAGGCTTACCAAATGTAGCTGAGCTCAAGGTGCTAGCTCCATCTTGGACATTTTTATTGCCAGTAACAACGGTTTTGTCAATGCCATCACCAACAAACATCAAATTCTCGAGTCCCCTTCCAATTTCTACATTTTCGCGGTATATGCCAGATTTGACATACACAATTGTTCTTTCTGGACGTGTCATTCGAGAGAGCGCAGCCACAGCCTCGTTGATGGTTTTATAATTGCCAGAACCGTCTTGTGCAACTACTATATCAGCTTTGGATGTTGCTGCATTCCATGATGCCAAAAGCCCCTTGCCTTCACTAGAGCTAATTGGTCTCTGTTGTGCCCCTGTCACCAAAAATGAAGGGTTAATTAGTTTTGCTAGGTTTCCAATGTGTTGGAGTCCCACAAAAAAATACCACTGGTATTTCATGCAGAGTTTTAACTTCTGAGTTCTGTACATAGACAATAATATATTTACAATATCGGGTTGTTTAAATTATGTTACAAATGAATTCACataagtaaaattaataatcTAAAAATAAGAAAGTGACTTTTTACATCAGGTTAAATCTTACTGACCCAGTAAATATTACTCCTTTTGTTCCACTTTGTTTGAATCATATATCCTTATTGGtgcgttttaaaaaaaatgacatgtTACTATATTTCCTTAATGAGAAGTTATGCTATGGGGGTGTTAAAttcacaagttttaaaaatttataatcatgatatttttttaaaaaaaattaacttaaaataGCCATCCATCAAAACATTAAACTAGGCGGCGGgtatacaatatatgtataattaatgCATAATATATCTATAATCTAGTATAATCATTGCATAATCTATGTATACTAGCTAGGGCCGCTTATTGGGTGGATAATTATGCTTATGCTTAGCGGTTCGGTTTATTGATTATCGGCTTTGAAATATACAAATCCGCTGGCCAACCGATAAGATATCGGTTGGTCCGGTATCGAGTTAGCAATTATCTGGCGGTTAACGAACGGTGTATCTGCTAAATCTAAGATAAAACAAAGAAACCTTGTATGTAACAACTATCGCTTTAAAATACCTCTAAGCTCCATGGTACCTTCTTTCTCAGTGAAATTTTCCCACCTTACCTAAAAAAGGGCTTCTTTTGATTCTGCAAATTTTTGCTAAATGCCAGCTTAGTTAGAAATATCACATTTTGCTAACATCACATAGATGGATAGAATCCCAGAATTACACAGAGACTTGTTGTGCTCGTTATTTCCTAAGAACTAAGAGGTGAATAGAGGTGAATAGATTATAGAATACTCAATAGTGAATATGAATGCGGCTTTAACTTTAGGGTTTTCAATAAATACTTTATATATAGGGGTAAAATGTAAATATGTTAATTTTTAACAGTTAACAGGTTAACGGTTTACCCGTTAAGGAAATTGAATAATCCGCCCTCGCACCGATAGACCGTTaactataaaattttaatccGTTCTCCAACCGTTAGTCCGATAACCCAATATTAATAAGCCAATTTTACGGTTGGATTATTGGTTACGGTTCGAATTTGAACAACCCTAATACTAGCTAGGAAAATAAACAACAGATTCAACTATTATTTCAAAGATACCAAAatattatgacatgtttaaaatTGCAAACTTAAAAAGTCaacctttctttattaaatttaaaatcacGCGTGGTTAATGTAATTAATTGTGATACGTGCCAAAACAAAACTCACCCTTTCTAGGCTTATTCCTTCTGTTACTCCTTGGTTGTCCGTAACGAAACAAAGCACCCTTAAGCAACAAAGTCAAGTTTCGAGTCTCTTCACTTTTATAAACCAAACCTTTCTCTTCCAACCCATCTAAGCAACTCCTATGACTTGCTAGTGCTGCACTTAACCAAGTAATAGCATCATCGTGGTTGTAATACGTCTCATTAGAGACTAGCCTAGCTAGCCTTGGCTCAGTGTCTTCATAAAGCTTTACACACTCATCACTGCTCCCAAATTTATTTATCGAACCATGTTGGTCCGCGGCTTTGTCAATTCCTTTTAGACCCTGAGCCCACTTCATTGCACTTAGCACCCCATGCCTTGTTCTTTCGACCACCTCATTATTAACAATATCTTGCTTGCTAGTGACAACATTAGCAACAATGGCTAAACGTAGAAGAAAGACGGTGAAATTCCAGCtggacattttttttccttttggattCAGTAGAGATTTAATTTGTTTGAAGACAATTTGGAaggacatgtatatataaaggtACTTGCAGACTGTTACACATAGATAAGGGCATAGACGTGTCGATGATTTGCTACATGCTGAGTGAAGCGCAAATTTTGGACGTTTCTATGAAAACGGTGCACATTAAATCTTTCTGAAGAATAGACATTCAACACTACAATGTTTTGTCACAAGGCTTTAGCTAGCTTAGATGGTGCTTTTTAACAGATTGAGGATTAAAGAGAGATCATATATAAAAGTCAGATTTTCATGTAACAAAGGGTGGAAAACTAAGCCATGCATGCATCCATGATAGATTCAACacatttttactatatttttgGTGGGGTAAAACATTaaagatatatacatacatgatcGTGTGGGAGTAGATCGAAATAGAAGAAGAAGCCCTCCACGTTGTTTGTCATAGTTCGATTCagtattaatttctttttcttttttttttaaaggagaACTTAGTATTAATATTTGTGGTCTAATACATATACTCGTATACCAGACACTTGGAACTTGTCTTAAACATGGTATTCGGGTGACTGTGAAAacttttgattaaaaaatataaaatttgttaTTCTTTTCTACGACTTATAAGGAGATATTGCCAAATAAAATGGAGCAATTGGAGTATTTGTTTCAGGATTCGATTCACGCTTACAACAAATAGTCTAAATGCAATTAACTTCTAAGTAATCTAATAGTTTAAATACAGTATATTATAAGTTATTGGTGGATAACATATTAATATTAGAGGATAAAGTTATTGTTAATTTGAGAAAGAAATACAGTAGTTCTACATTACCATTTACCAGTTGCTTCCAAATTTTTTCAAACTCGGAAAGGCGGTACTTAGTAGTTGAGGTATGCACGTAAGAGACAGCTAGCTACTTCACGAGTAGTATCCTTCCTGTGCGGAGCCAATGTGGTAGACGAAAGTTGATGACGTGGTTAGCTCACGTAATTCCAAACGGCTGACAACAGAGCTAGTGACTAGTTATCTTCTTGCTCTGAGTCCTGAGGTTTTGTTTTACACATTGAATTGCTGATAGGATCAAGCTCTACAAATTACACTGacacaaaaggttgtattttATTGTTAGAAAAATTGGCATAATATGaaacaattaaaaattaaaaaaagaagaagtaagcATTATTTTAAACTGAGACAAAGGTAGTTCTCTGTTTTTGTAGCCTTTGCCCATGTAAGTTAAGAGCAACCGACTTGAACGAGCAAGGGCCCCGGTAGGCTGGGATACTTTTGGCTGTTACAGCCTAAGGACTGGATCGAACCTTGGCCCACTTGTAAATGTCGAGAGTTTTCTTGCAGGAAATTATACCCAATGGATTTGGAAATAGCAAATTCTTGGTTTTGGACTTTTGACCCCCGCTTGTTTCATAGGCGAACCTTCAagtcaaaagtcaaaagtaTTGCCTATGGGACAAACTTGTTAAACTTAAATTTTGCCATCGAATCACCTTACGGCTACTAAAAATCACTATTTTCCGATTGAATTTTTCACTGAAAAAGTGGCTATTTCCATTGAATGTTGCTGGAAAAACCTAAATAGTGGAGTAGTGTTTTTACACGAAAAAATTATGAAGTTTTCCAGCGTTTAATGAGAATTTGTTTCCCACCATGATTTTTCAAGTGAGCTAGTTCGGTGAGAATAAGGTGGGAAAATCATATCTTATAAAGATAAATTTCACATTGAATATCGATAAAAAAAACTATATTTCTAACAGTGTAGCACCTGATCCACTAAATATCTTTTTTCTGTTGGACCAAAATATGCTCAAAAACGAATCATAACTCAAACAGAATAGCTCAAGTTTAGGCATATTAAGTAGGTTCACTATTAAGGGctgatcttttattttttatgtagaaAGATATCAGTTTAGACACAAGAGATGAAGTTATTAGAGGTGGGCGGGGAAAGAGTCAAAGACTATAACGGCAAGACGTGCTGCTAAGAGAAGGGTGTACGACATTGAGCAGGGCAAGTCCCCGAAGTACACAAAATTATACAAGACTTGTCAAGTAACtatatatgattaattaatttagCAGCTACAcataaataattaggaaaattttttggtaaaaaattatttgttctCATGTTCATACCAAATAAAAATTACTCTCACTTAAAAATATGTAGTCTAACTTTATTGAATCACTTAACCATgacaaattaatatatattgaaATAAATATTAGGTGCTAATCAActtttacttatatatttttttttccattttaatccAACTCCTAATTTTCCACTACTGGCAGGGGTCTGCCAACACGAACctccgcccccccccccccgcccggCACCTCAGCCCCCACTCCTCCAGGCTTAATCAGAAAGGAAAAGAAGTCCAATTTTCAAGGAATTATTTTATCCCGTACAACATATTACAGATGTGATTTTTATCTTAGGCCcgtagcccaacttatttttttttttacttataagttatttttagcttataagctgctttttttaaactaagttaaacggatttttatttttttaagcttattttaagcacaaaatgacttataaaaATAGTACAAAAGACccaaaaaagtttaaaaacaaattttttataaaCTATTTTCAGCTACTTATAAGCCAATTCAAACGGGCTCTTAGACGACTTCAGTCCTTATCCTTGTCTACTTTGGCAAGTTTGCTTCTTGCGTTGTTTATATAGCAAAGTCATTTCATGACAAATTAAGGCGGCTTGCTTTTTTGACATTTCTAGCTTTTTTGAATGATTTCCA encodes:
- the LOC132064071 gene encoding probable pectinesterase/pectinesterase inhibitor 36, yielding MSFQIVFKQIKSLLNPKGKKMSSWNFTVFLLRLAIVANVVTSKQDIVNNEVVERTRHGVLSAMKWAQGLKGIDKAADQHGSINKFGSSDECVKLYEDTEPRLARLVSNETYYNHDDAITWLSAALASHRSCLDGLEEKGLVYKSEETRNLTLLLKGALFRYGQPRSNRRNKPRKGAQQRPISSSEGKGLLASWNAATSKADIVVAQDGSGNYKTINEAVAALSRMTRPERTIVYVKSGIYRENVEIGRGLENLMFVGDGIDKTVVTGNKNVQDGASTLSSATFGVSGDGFWARDMTFENSAGPHKHQAVALSVSSDLSIFYRCSFKGYQDTLLVHSLRQFYRDCHIYGTIDFIFGDASAVFQNCDIFVKRPMDHQSNLITAQGRDDSNENTGIVILNSRVSPSSEFSAVKGSFKNYLGRPWKKYSRTVFIKTDLDGLIHPRGWKEWSGNFALSTLYYGEYMNTGSGANTGNRVNWPGFHVLRDVNEASPFTVRNFIQGESWIPASGVPYWADI